The genomic segment CACTTACCGATGACGGACTCCACCGTGTTGCTCCCTGGATAGAAAGGAGTGGCTTTTGCATTCATGGTTGATAAGGTGGTGGGTGAAGAGCTGTCTGAGCCAATACTGGAGGCCAAGCTGGACGTTATGCTGGAGGTGAAGCTTGATGCCAAGGGGTTCACCGCAGAGAATACAGTATTGTGTGTCTGAAAATGGGAGAACAGAAGGTGTTTGTTGTCAATTATCATGTAGGTGTTCGaactaaataaatagtttttttaaatgacataatATCATCATAAAGAAACCcattaaaacacaaacctgTTTTTCTTGGTCCATCAATTTGTGGTCCACCTGCCCCTTGTTCTTAAtctaaaaaaatgattaaaaaaacaacaaaacagcacaTTACAGAGACATTAATGGAAATTCAACATCAAGTTAAAATCACTTGAAGGCATTTTCACTTTCCCACAAGGATCTAGCTGTGACTCACTCATTAAAAACTgctcttgttgttgtgattaTTTATGTGGTAACAGTCTGCTGAATTACATCCAATCAGCATCAGAGGTGTGTAAACTGATGCCTCTTGGAACCCTTACGAACATATTGCCTTTGATTACAGTATGTCCTGAACATTTTACTATGAGTGGGCGGCATCTTGCTCTAATTACAACATCAGAATGCGGTGAAAGCAAACTAAGGAATTTTTACTGCAGAGCAACAAATACTCCTgggtctgtgtgagtgtgaaaataCTTTTAGGTCGTCTGCTGgtaagactggaaaaaaaaaactgattctaAATATATTCAGCAgacttttcaaaacatttttcccaAGACAAATCACCCTGGTATTAACTACTTAATACTTTATAAATCCTTGATAGGGTGCATATTTCAAGAATTTTCTCACCACCGCAGTCATCACACCAATTCTACACACACTCAATCTGCATTATTTAACAGGTATCAAATCAATACATGTTTTCTTAAGACCAATGGTGTGCTCACACCAAATGGGAAGCAAATTTTTTGCACAATGAGTTTACATACAAAGTAAATGCAATGACTGACAAAGCGAATGACACAATACcgataacaataaaaagaagtgaaatttgcttcactcgctcgggttgaaatatttgaacttagCGAAAGCCAATTGGCGTTGAGATTCTCCCGATGTCACTGACGTCCATTACAAAGTAAATGGGCGAATATTCGTTAGGCCAAACTTGCGACAGTAATGTGACGCAAAAaacttgctttgtttttggtgtgaacgcactgTTAGACCTCAGAACAATTCATGGGACATTGACTCAGTGATGAAACTAAAATGTAAGGCAAATAATGaaggaaaaattaataaaactattttttttttgtaagtgaCAATGATACAATGAGTGTCAGGCCCTACGCTGTCAGTGTGTTGCATTGGTCCTGAAGCTGTAGAAAGCAGTATGTGTACCTGGTCCTCACGTTCAAAGCCCAGAGCTCTAGGATATTTTGACGTCAGAGGTGAGATACTGGACGTGGTGGACTCTGAACATAAACTATTGTGTGTTAAGGATTTGCGCCTGTTGATGGATCCCACTGGGGATAACAAACTGTAGCTTCCCGAGCTTGGCGTTACAGTGCCGCTATTAGAACATGACACCTGAGAAAGAGAAACCCACATGATCTTAATAAAAAGCAATggtcaaaacaataaaaattaaattaaaccatATATCATGAACGGGCTATGAAGGTGATGGCTGCTGAGATAGGACTAACAATAAATGATGACCGCTTTCAATGAGAAGTTGCAtctgttcttttaaaataatgtgttaatgaaatgtaaaacgGTAAAAGAAAATGGTAATGATGACTCAACATgcctacagaaaaaaatgagactGTGGTCAACAATATGTTGACAAGTAAAAGGCTAGTTTGCATCAGCTCAATTGTTATTCAGCTGATTTCTGGTTTGGACATTTCCTTAAAACAGTAAGAACTGTGTCTCCTCTTGAACACCAGCACTTAAATCGATTCTGAGAATTGACCGACTGAGGGGCCTGCTGTAACAACAGAGGAAACTTACACTTCCTACTTGTCCGTTGCTACTGGTTGCGCTGGTGGTGGAGCTTCCTCCACTGTTCCACTCGCTGACTGGACACTCCGGATACTGCGGACAGCCGAGCTGGGACTGTGAACTCGACTGCATCGCTGTGAGTAGTGAGCTCATGGTCTCCTCTGTGGAGGGAATTcctgggagtttttttttaaagaaggatGAATATCAAACTGTGGTCTGTAACAGCCAATATCCACTGACATCAACGTTTCTTATGGCTGTGATGAAATCAATGAGAAACtcaaaaaagtgacaaatgttACCAAACAGTTTGTACATTTAACACCACAAACAGTTTCCAGTAAAAAGCAAGTATTAGCGTGCAAGTtagtatttatttgtgttgtagATTAAATGCCTCTAATCAAAatgatatgaatgaatgaaaaaaaggaaagtgaattTCTTTAGTATGATATGTGAATCGGCTTTAGCTTTATCTTTCCTATCATGTTTCAATAAATcaactaaattttttttttttttaaatgcaacagTAGACTTTTTCTTACTTTCCACATGTGCGAATGCACAAAAAGGTCCCCTGGGGCAGTATCCAGTTTGTCGCATATCATTGCATTTGGTAGATTTGTAGATcttgggagaaaaaacaaaaacaaaccacgaTCCATTGAGATACAGAATGAAGCCTgctcatggtaaaaaaaaaagaattgaccACTGGGTTACATCAGTGAAACCTCAAATACAATACAGTTCCCTCAGcgaaaattaaaatataatattggAACTTTTATAATAAGCAATGGTGAATGTGACATCCGTCACTCACCTCTGGGTGAAACTGCTGTTCGGTGCGAGAGTGACAATACTGGCAACTGTCTCCACTGTCGCACTTCGAGGGCTCGCCCCATTCATCCCCATGTTTCACGTTTGGGCAAGGAGTTGACCTGCCACGTTGCGCACAGGACCAGAACTATTAACACCCTGCTGTTAGAGAACTTGATACAATTTGTTATTGCAAAGTAAGCGGAGTCGCATCTCACCTGTATTTGAACTTTCGTGGATTTCGTCTTCGGTCTCTACTGTTGTGGTAGTGGGGGCAAGCATAACCCTGTCTGCATAGTCTTGGGGGCTTTGTGCACTGATCTGTTTTATAATTGGCTAAAACGAAGTTGGTATCTGCAATAAAAGCACACAGCGCAAAAATGTTAACGccgattttcatttcatttagcaGAACATAAACGATTTACTCCCATATGATAACATGTGGTTGGTTTGGCCCTGAATGAAACCATCACCATTTGAAGATCTCACCTTGCCACCGAGGGTCTTCGGTCAGCGTTTTCTCAATCATTGCCTGGCTGGCTAATACACCAGGTTGCAAATCAGGGATGCCTTCCCCAGATCCCAGCTGTCCATTTTGAAGGGCCTCTTGTGCTTGAATTTCTCTGCATGAAGAACaatgaatttaattttgttattccttgtgcagcagaaacaagaaGACATCGGTTCAATGCCCTAAACCTTGGATGCTTGTTGtctaaaacataaaatatatagatatctcAATATCTAAATACTAAGGTGATAAATACAAAGCACAAGACGCCTTATACTTGACTATCTGAAACATTCTGTTTCTAAACATTAGTTATAGGTCGGGTTAACATTCGTGACGATATATCTCACACACCaggaaataaaatctaaatgataataatttatcAATTTAACTCCTGAATTTTCATTGCACTGAACAATTTGCTCCagaatttctttgtttttactaGCAGGtgtttgtatatttaatttttgcatCCTAGCCTTAAAAACCAAGGTACAAACCAAATAGTGACCCTGGCAACCCATTACACCCCCTGCAATCCCATTATCTGTTTACATTATGTCTAAATTGGCTGATCGATTCACTCCATTGTGAGGCTTGTGAGTGAAAGTTTGgcagggagaaaagagagacaactTTTCGCTGTGTACGTCACCTGATATCATAGACCGGAGGTCGGAGATCATGTGGCCCGTGAGCAAAAGCACAGTGGAGGCCATTCTTCACACAATGCCCCCGAGCATCCGTCTCGTGGATACAAGTGCCCGTCTTGTAATAGCGTAGATGGTACTTGCGCTCTGTGTCACCAGTGGTCCGGTGCAAATATGGACAGCTGAGGAAGCAAGAACACAgctttgaaatatttcagcCTATGTGACAAAAGGATTTTGGCATCGCATCAAATGTTTCATATGACAAGATGATATGGGCTCATACAAACAGGAGAACACTGCACTGACATGAAAGGTTTCAACAAACTGCATTAAAATGGGCTGATTCCTAGttgcacacatttttaatattcaattGTGATTGCAGGGCTGAAACGCCAGCAATGCCTCGAAAAATGTTTCACCAATAAGGCTTCTGAATAAAGCAAATTTTCCCTTTGTTGAGTAGCAACAGTTGCTATAGCAACACATAAGGTCATACAGATATAGTTTCCATTGGCAGAGGAGGAATTGTAAGGattgttatttctttctttctttatttctatgtGGGGATCAATTaactgctgcacacacagaggggcTACAATCTTTATATTAAAGGGGGGATGCCATCAAGCCTTTGTAGACAGTTAATCAATAGTTATGAAAACGCTTGACTCCCCAAAGCTCCTAGCCGTTCACAAAATCTTATTTTCCTGTCATGacaagagttttaaaaaatgctacGCACAAAACTGTTGAGGCTGTCTGCtcatatattgaaaaaaatggggaaatgcttttttttttttttttttaagtgaagcTCAATTAGAAAATGTTGcataaaatacaacattacaacAAGCTGAAAACTGTAGCACTCATGAACAGAATGCTGGAGGGCAGATCCGACCTGTCACTTGGCCAATCTCAAAGGGAAATTGGTTGCGGTCTTGCCAACTAAAGGGTGAGACGTTAAAGTTGATGCATACTCCACATAGAGAATGTAATGTGCTGCCAAAAAAAGCTGCAACGTCCCACTTCAGACGGGAACTGAGGGATAAATACTGCTTACCATGCAACTACCACCAATAAATACTTATTTTCCTCTGTGAATAAATAAGTAAGGGTAAAATAACAGAATCACTCGGCAGTGTGCAATAAAATTGgattacaacaaacacacaacccaTTGTTGGTGGCCATATTCAAATAACAAGCTCTCAAAAATTTGGCTTTGATATCCTGAGTGACAGTTTATGACCTGAGCTAATTTGCACATATATAGAGAGATACAGCAATTAGCTGGTTGACAGAGGAatgttatttgtgtatttggATAATCTTATGTCTATATTTAGCTGTTTTAAACAATTAATGACTAATATTGGCTAGTTCTGACCACACGAATGTGAAGATTTCACAGGTTATGCGATTTATGCCAATCCTCAACTGCTTGCACTGTTGCCTggacaagacaaaacatttgaatacgTTTCAAAAGGGATGATTGAAATTATAACGGGACAGTTTTTATCtcatgttcattttataaaCAAAATAGTGGGGAGACAAATCAACAATAATGACattaatcattagttgcagcccttaaaCATGTGGCATGAAACAGAGTTTGCTTGCCACAAAAAGCGggtggtaaaaaaataattaaaagcaaaacCCGGAGGTTTTCTCAATGTCCTGCAAACCTCATCTATCTCACAACAGATGCTCTTTGATGGTAATACATATTAACACAATGAAAAAGTGCAATGTTTTTTATCcggagcccgaccgatatatcagtTGGCCAATAACATCACAGCGCTTATGTTTCCCATTATgcactgatatgaaaacttttgttttacagaacaaacaatgcagaaaagttGAGCATTTCTGTttaatatgtgtaaaaaaaaattgaaagtttGTTAGCTTCATTTAAGTTCTATATATtggcatttgtgtgtttctttttacttATGGTGGTTACTGATTAAGCTTATGACTaaagtgaaaaaatatcaaTCCTCAATGTCTGTACACTTTGTTGTAAGGGTTTGATAgtgacatcttaggaatcactgccaaatatgtttttaacaGACATTATCAGTGTTGGAATTTGTTTGCGCCCTAATATCACGCGTGTCATCATCAGCTGCCCAAAATCCATATTGGCCTGGCTTCTAGTTTCATCTCTGTAAAACTAAAGTACAACAACACTCACAAAGAAACCACACATTTCCCCTCCAAATCAAAACAGACCAAAAGCCATTTCAGGTCGAACCACCCATCCACCACTATCCTGATGAGCTGCgtgcaatattaaaaaaagggtaTTGTTATAGTAAACTTGTCAGGGGGTGTGAGCAGCCTTCTGTCAGCAGCTCTGCGTCACGactcactgaccccccccccccccccccccccccccccccccccgagaggcTGCGGGAGACTCACTCGTCTCCATCGGGGCAGATGCCGGTGGTCTCGTCGTACTTCGTGCAGTACACGTCGGGGCTGTAGTTGAACGTGCCGTCCCTCCTGCGGATgggtcgccgccgccgctggtTGAGAAAGTGCCAGTGGAAGCACGTGAAGGGCCGGTGCTGCGTGCACTTGTGCTGGAGGAACAACGGACACTGCTCCGTCCTGAACTCCTTCAAGTATCTgctgggggggaaagggggcgggggggaaggCGACACGTTAGTGTGGAGCGATGGGCAGACGAAGGCAAAGACGGAAGTTCGCGCTGCGGGGCTTCTCTGCATTTTTTGGGTCACGAACGTTAGCTCGCTATCCACGGAGGAGACTACGCAGGTTTTTCGACGTAGCGCCCGTTAGGAGCACGTGAGCGTACGTCCAGATATGTGCGTAGCGAAGGGGGAACTCAAAATAAGGCCGAGGCTCTTTACGAGCGGACTGGTTAGCGAGTTCCTGGCTaatctggttttttttgtttttcagttttttttccccagcagcGCGAGTTGACGGCGCAACGTTCAACGGCGCTTTCGCTCGACAAACAAACTCCGCGCAACACTTGTCAACAACGCCCCCCGACAGCGAGTGAGTGGCGCGGCCAGCGGCcgtgcttccccccccccgcgtcgGGGGCTGGTGTGGTTCGCGTGCGGTCGCAGTGTTTTCGCTGTGTTAGGAGTCACAAAGCCAGGAAAAGCACCAtgttttcaacacacacacacacacacacgcgcgcgagAGTTATGGAACGCGGCGAATTGCAAAGCGCGCGAGGCCGCCGACGCGGCTctttgtgggggtttttctcGACAGCGAGCGGCTTGTGCCGTGTCTGCCGCCGCGCGGAGGCTTTACTCACGTATAGTGGGTCGGTTTCTCGGTTTGAGGAGACGCGTTGGCCGCCGTTTTCGAAACCGACGGCATTTTCAGTCAAAACAATGAAGTGCGCATGCGCCGGGATCTgttgctcgctcgctcgcgtGCGTGCACGTATGCGTCCACCCCGCACCGCCTTGCGCGCGCTGCAGGGGCCGAACGGTGACGCAGGGGGCGCTGTTGAGGCGGAGAGGCGGGATGCAGCTTTTATTGTGTCCGATGATGTAGTGTGCTTtgatattttgactttaaagaacaaaacaatatttggaAAAACGTCAAGACATATTATTTCAAATGTCCTTGAACGTTACACCTCAGGTTACACAGTGCAATATAACTAATTTCCCTGTGAAACTGaactttgttttcatgtttatatataatgtACCTACCTCTGTTTTTGTTAtactcttttttaaaacattattttaattattaactaTTCTTTTgtctgcttcttttttattcaattgCAGTTTATAAAGATTATTTACATCTTAGGGCCTACGGGGCTGTGGccaggtttttaaaaagaaaatacagatgccccatccttttttttaagatgcaaccaaaaaaaaattctattgttgtttctgtcttttgggTATGTTCTTAAAACTTTGTTGTGGcatgttctctttctttctgttgaattaaagaaaatcaacaaattgaaaaagaaattcatcaTCCTAAACCGGTGTCACATATGCAGTCTCATTAGTAGCATTGttaagatggaaaacaaaaatgtatttatttattttatgccGATGGTATACTCACATTTAaattgtcacacacactcatgcctacatcaacaaaaatgttatttttgtgattAACTTAAGTTATTAtaccaagaaacaaaacaaaaaactatatgAGGACATGTCTGTGTCCTCAAAGGTCTATATGTTATGTTATACTGGTCTctaattaataacaatatacaaCAGTGCAAAACGTTAACATATTGCATCCTAATTTAGACACTGAGGCATCTATGGGTGAATCCGACATGGATTTGAACACCTCACTTGTGAAAATCACAGATAAAGCTATTGAAGGTGATGGAGTaagtgtgtggtggtggtggtggaggtgggagaAGTCTCATGTCTCCCCCATGTGAGACACTTACAGGTGGTCATGTTGCCTTCACTTCCAGGAAATAATGTGAGAGGAGTAGGCTATTATGTGACTTTTACAGCCATAGCACATTATTTGATAATGCATTTTAGTGTTGgtgacaaaatcatttttagGTGTTGGAGCTcacctttctttttgttgtagTCTTTTGCCGATGCCTGTCTTTAGGTTTCGGTGTTAATAATTCATATGCGTATGTACATATACAACATATTGGCAGCAGGCAATTTGACGGGATCTGCCTCATCATTACTGAAGCATGCCAAACTCCTCTGATTCTGGAAAGCTAATCTGTTCTATttagctcctttttttcccataaggGTTTTAATTTACAAATGCAATTATACGTCTAATCCATTATTCAGCTGCCAGGGTCCACTGAGTGCATTTGCTTGTAATTATGCATAAGCCTGCTCTACCCAGTTGTAATTACTTTGACATGCCCCATCCACGATGCCCAGTATACCTTTGTTACGTAAGAAAACGTGTTGGTCACCTTTATGTTGAATTACATGTTACTAATCTTAAGGCATATCCAGCCCAACATGATTCAcaaatttttgtatttatgctATTCATCTTGACTGACTCATACACTCAATATTGTGAAGTATCATCCAGAGGAAGTATTGTGGATGTAAGCAAGGGGTAAAAGTCCcacccttttttcctttctgtgaCGTCAGTCACCACAAACCTTTGACCTTACTCAGTAGCCTCAGCTGTACACACAGTCCACTGTCATCCTCTTCTCAcagcatctccctctctctgtgtgtttgtctgtgtgtaaatgtgtgtgtgtgtgtgtgtgtgtgtgtgtatgtgtaatgtAAAGATGATCCTTTCCCTGTCCCTCAGGTTTGAACTCTGAGGGTCTCGGCTCTGGTGTCTAGGTGTTGCTTGTTTGTATCAGTGAACTTGACCGCTCTCATTGCATTGTTACTcacctttctttctgtcttggTCACTCTGTGGCCGGTTCTGTTAACAGAAGATTTCAGTCTAAATCCACAcgcaaaatacaaacacacaatctgtCCTTGGCTGAGAGGTATTGCGCATTGATAAGGATGTTGGAAATGAAACTTGTGTATAGGAAACATCATGCGAAATAATCTTTAGTAACATGTACCACAacaagttttgcattt from the Scophthalmus maximus strain ysfricsl-2021 chromosome 17, ASM2237912v1, whole genome shotgun sequence genome contains:
- the unkl gene encoding putative E3 ubiquitin-protein ligase UNKL isoform X2; translated protein: MPSVSKTAANASPQTEKPTHYTYLKEFRTEQCPLFLQHKCTQHRPFTCFHWHFLNQRRRRPIRRRDGTFNYSPDVYCTKYDETTGICPDGDDCPYLHRTTGDTERKYHLRYYKTGTCIHETDARGHCVKNGLHCAFAHGPHDLRPPVYDIREIQAQEALQNGQLGSGEGIPDLQPGVLASQAMIEKTLTEDPRWQDTNFVLANYKTDQCTKPPRLCRQGYACPHYHNSRDRRRNPRKFKYRSTPCPNVKHGDEWGEPSKCDSGDSCQYCHSRTEQQFHPEIYKSTKCNDMRQTGYCPRGPFCAFAHVERIPSTEETMSSLLTAMQSSSQSQLGCPQYPECPVSEWNSGGSSTTSATSSNGQVGSVSCSNSGTVTPSSGSYSLLSPVGSINRRKSLTHNSLCSESTTSSISPLTSKYPRALGFEREDQIKNKGQVDHKLMDQEKQTHNTVFSAVNPLASSFTSSITSSLASSIGSDSSSPTTLSTMNAKATPFYPGSNTVESVIGSALDLNFSDINVASLDKEFEEQDNSVGMANQRVLVGSAPVNIPGSLARSSSFNSSSSLSTSPLSSFSQSLSQSLLSAGASQQNQHSNMLAKQEHGLLGTPTSSSQNSLGLNGGASNIWDFVSGSFSPSPSPVFSSLTSTTSGADLTRLFRELDDAKRKIKQWEEAWHQVKQACEACQKEAREAKEQAKAAEAERQLAEQKWEETERKLKELQGDFDVLCRSPGAPLLRSYGELEQLPLSKLHSLQSQLRNDLDLIDGVRKTRSYNAFHL
- the unkl gene encoding putative E3 ubiquitin-protein ligase UNKL isoform X1: MPSVSKTAANASPQTEKPTHYTYLKEFRTEQCPLFLQHKCTQHRPFTCFHWHFLNQRRRRPIRRRDGTFNYSPDVYCTKYDETTGICPDGDDCPYLHRTTGDTERKYHLRYYKTGTCIHETDARGHCVKNGLHCAFAHGPHDLRPPVYDIREIQAQEALQNGQLGSGEGIPDLQPGVLASQAMIEKTLTEDPRWQDTNFVLANYKTDQCTKPPRLCRQGYACPHYHNSRDRRRNPRKFKYRSTPCPNVKHGDEWGEPSKCDSGDSCQYCHSRTEQQFHPEIYKSTKCNDMRQTGYCPRGPFCAFAHVERIPSTEETMSSLLTAMQSSSQSQLGCPQYPECPVSEWNSGGSSTTSATSSNGQVGSVSCSNSGTVTPSSGSYSLLSPVGSINRRKSLTHNSLCSESTTSSISPLTSKYPRALGFEREDQIKNKGQVDHKLMDQEKQTHNTVFSAVNPLASSFTSSITSSLASSIGSDSSSPTTLSTMNAKATPFYPGSNTVESVIGSALDLNFSDINVASLDKEFEEQDNSVGMANQRVLVGSAPVNIPGSLARSSSFNSSSSLSTSPLSSFSQSLSQSLLSAGASQQNQHSNMLAKQEHGLLGTPTSSSQNSLGLNGGASNIWDFVSGSFSPSPSPVFSSLTSTTSGADLTRLFRELDDAKRKIKQWEEAWHQVKQACEACQKEAREAKEQAKAAEAERQLAEQKWEETERKLKELQGDFDVLCRSPGAPLLRSYGELEQLPLSKLHSLQSQLRNDLDLIDGVIYQLQSKKCIVCQKHDRCIVLQPCQHYVLCENCAPSKTECPYCRTKILKW
- the unkl gene encoding putative E3 ubiquitin-protein ligase UNKL isoform X3, which produces MPSVSKTAANASPQTEKPTHYTYLKEFRTEQCPLFLQHKCTQHRPFTCFHWHFLNQRRRRPIRRRDGTFNYSPDVYCTKYDETTGICPDGDDCPYLHRTTGDTERKYHLRYYKTGTCIHETDARGHCVKNGLHCAFAHGPHDLRPPVYDIREIQAQEALQNGQLGSGEGIPDLQPGVLASQAMIEKTLTEDPRWQDTNFVLANYKTDQCTKPPRLCRQGYACPHYHNSRDRRRNPRKFKYRSTPCPNVKHGDEWGEPSKCDSGDSCQYCHSRTEQQFHPEIYKSTKCNDMRQTGYCPRGPFCAFAHVERIPSTEETMSSLLTAMQSSSQSQLGCPQYPECPVSEWNSGGSSTTSATSSNGQVGSIKNKGQVDHKLMDQEKQTHNTVFSAVNPLASSFTSSITSSLASSIGSDSSSPTTLSTMNAKATPFYPGSNTVESVIGSALDLNFSDINVASLDKEFEEQDNSVGMANQRVLVGSAPVNIPGSLARSSSFNSSSSLSTSPLSSFSQSLSQSLLSAGASQQNQHSNMLAKQEHGLLGTPTSSSQNSLGLNGGASNIWDFVSGSFSPSPSPVFSSLTSTTSGADLTRLFRELDDAKRKIKQWEEAWHQVKQACEACQKEAREAKEQAKAAEAERQLAEQKWEETERKLKELQGDFDVLCRSPGAPLLRSYGELEQLPLSKLHSLQSQLRNDLDLIDGVIYQLQSKKCIVCQKHDRCIVLQPCQHYVLCENCAPSKTECPYCRTKILKW